GTTGTTTTCATATGAATATAACTTGTAAAACATTTCTATAAGACATTTACATCATACATTATGTCTTTGGGAATAAATTTCCAAATTATCCAATAACCCTTCCTACAATGCTTCTGGATCCCCCCAAAACTGTCAATCTTTCTTCCAATTGCTGCCTACATTATAAACCTGTAACAATATATTCTTGTCTTTGAAAGCACTTAGTTACATTAACACATCTctttaatttacttaattttacAGAGATTTATAACTCATTGATAAAATGCTGAATTTCACCGATGTGACAGAATTTATTTTGTTGGGATTAACCAACCGTCAGGAATGGCAAGttctcttcttcttcatttttctcatggTCTACATTATCACTGTGTTGGGTAATATTGGAATGATTATATTAATTAAGATCAGTCCACAGTTAAGCAgccccatgtatttttttctcagccATTTGTCATTTGTTGATGTGTGGTTTTCTTCCAATGTTACCCCTAAGATGTTAGAAAACCTGTTATCAAAGACAAAAACTATTTCTTATGCTGGTTGTCTAGTTCAGTGCTTTTTCTTTATTGCCCTGGTCCACGTAGAAATCTTTATTCTTGCTGTGATGGCCTTTGATAGATACATGGCGATTGGGAACCCTCTGCTGTATGGCAGCAAGATGTCAAGGGTCGTCTGTATCCGCCTGATTTCCTTCCCTTATGTATATGGTTTTCTGACCAGTCTGGCAGCAACTTTGTGGACATATGGCTTGTACTTCTGTGGGAAAATTGAGATCAACCACTTCTACTGTGCAGATCCTCCTCTCATCAAAATGGCCTGTGCTGGGACCTTCGTGAAAGAATACACAATGATCATACTTGCAGGCATCAACTTCACATACTCCCTGACTGTAGTGATCATCTCTTATCTATTTATTCTCATTGCCATTCTAAGAATGCACTCAGCAGAAGGGAGGcgcaaggccttctccacctgtggctcCCATCTGACGGCTGTGGTCATATTTTATGGTACTCTGATCTTCATGTATCTCAGACGTCCCACAGAGGAGTCCGTGGAGCAGGGGAAGATGGTGGCCGTGTTCTACACCACAGTGATCCCCATGTTGAATCCTTTGATCTACAGTCTCAGGAACAAGGATGTTAAAGAAGCCATGAACAAACTGATTAACAAAGCAtctttaatgaattaaaataatgttGAAGTTGATTTTGTTTCCCAGTATTTCtagattttgttttccattgtTTAGTTTCCTAGTACATGCATCCAAAGACTTTT
This portion of the Ictidomys tridecemlineatus isolate mIctTri1 chromosome 4, mIctTri1.hap1, whole genome shotgun sequence genome encodes:
- the Or5m3 gene encoding olfactory receptor 5M3, which encodes MLNFTDVTEFILLGLTNRQEWQVLFFFIFLMVYIITVLGNIGMIILIKISPQLSSPMYFFLSHLSFVDVWFSSNVTPKMLENLLSKTKTISYAGCLVQCFFFIALVHVEIFILAVMAFDRYMAIGNPLLYGSKMSRVVCIRLISFPYVYGFLTSLAATLWTYGLYFCGKIEINHFYCADPPLIKMACAGTFVKEYTMIILAGINFTYSLTVVIISYLFILIAILRMHSAEGRRKAFSTCGSHLTAVVIFYGTLIFMYLRRPTEESVEQGKMVAVFYTTVIPMLNPLIYSLRNKDVKEAMNKLINKASLMN